A portion of the Bactrocera neohumeralis isolate Rockhampton chromosome 2, APGP_CSIRO_Bneo_wtdbg2-racon-allhic-juicebox.fasta_v2, whole genome shotgun sequence genome contains these proteins:
- the LOC126751607 gene encoding pre-mRNA-splicing factor SPF27 → MAGEVTVDALPYIDQGYDDAGVRESALAMVEEECRRYRPTKNYLDHLPPLNANAFETELMASEFERIQNRQPMETLSMKRYELPPPPSGKLSEVSAWQESIENSMAQLEHQWVRAMNLELMLDYGIESWKAYLEVIAALQAKTLTQLQESKKQIQDINWQRKQAQTQAGEKLKSLEANWVLLVSKNYEIEQKCAELEDQLQKALMEIESLKARKSTTLTNGDT, encoded by the exons ATGGCGGGTGAGGTAACAGTTGATGCATTACCATACATTGATCAAGGCTACGATGACGCAGGAGTTCGAGAATCG gcaCTTGCTATGGTGGAGGAAGAATGCCGACGTTATAGGCCTACAAAAAATTATCTCGATCATTTACCACCTTTAAATGCAAATGCCTTTGAAACCGAATTAATGGCAAGCGAATTTGAGAGAATACAAAATCGCCAACCAATGGAAACTCTAAGCATGAAACGGTATGAATTGCCACCTCCACCCTCTGGTAAACTATCGGAAGTAAGCGCTTGGCAAGAGTCTATAGAGAATTCAATGGCACAACTAGAACATCAATGGGTGCGTGCAATGAACCTAGAATTAATGTTGGATTATGGTATAGAGTCTTGGAAAGCATATTTAGAAGTTATAGCCGCGTTACAAGCTAAAACGCTGACACAGCTACAGGAATCAAAAAAGCAAATTCAAGATATTAATTGGCAACGTAAACAGGCACAAACACAAGCtggagaaaagttaaaatcatTGGAGGCCAATTGGGTATTGTTGGTatctaaaaattatgaaattgaacAAAAGTGTGCAGAGTTAGAGGATCAATTGCAAAAAGCGCTCATGGAAATTGAAAGTCTGAAAGCACGAAAGAGCACTACGCTTACAAATGGGGACACTTAG
- the LOC126751606 gene encoding single-strand selective monofunctional uracil DNA glycosylase — MSRETLIKEIFSGAASVSTGESVVSLNSLQKFAATRKRHLSLQPAEKSSDSQQSSTSKRCDSKPPVVSQTFWSRFYSFECQLNDALHAIEKPSYITHVYNPLVYASNLHCAYLEKFLDGPKRVVFVGMNPGPNGMGQTGVPFGNILTVRNEMGLSGTVMQPPSVHLKRPVDGLECIIEEPSGVRIWGLFKKLAGGSLMTFGKNCFVHNFCPLIFYDKAGRNITPSELKGDYKAIIGKLCLDALDKELDLLEPEILVPIGAYIKGIIKRSRHVNSFKVCTLHHPSPRALNNQNWPERAEELLHKYDLVKYISNEV; from the exons ATGTCGCGCGAAACATtaataaaggaaatattttctGGAGCGGCCAGCGTTTCTACTGGAGAGTCTGTCGTATCACTGAATAGCCTACAGAAATTTGCTGCTACTAGAAAGCGGCATCTTTCATTACAGCCAGCCGAAAAATCTTCAGATTCGCAACAATCATCAACTTCTAAGAGATGTGACTCTAAACCGCCAGTTGTAAGCCAAACATTTTGGAGTCGTTTCTATAGTTTTGAATGCCAACTAAACGATGCTTTGCACGCTATTGAAAAACCATCATATATAACACATGTATACAATCCATTGGTTTATGCTTCAAACTTACACTGTGCttacttggaaaaattcttAGATGGACCGAAGCGGGTTGTTTTCGTGGGCATGAATCCTGGTCCGAATGGAATGGGTCAAACAGGT GTACCTTTTGGTAACATATTAACTGTTCGTAATGAGATGGGATTGTCCGGTACGGTTATGCAACCTCCTTCGGTACATTTGAAGCGTCCCGTGGACGGCTTGGAGTGTATTATAGAAGAACCAAGTGGTGTGCGGATATGGGGTTTATTCAAAAAGCTGGCGGGAGGATCTTTGATGACTTTTGGGAAAAATTGCtttgtacataatttttgtCCGTTAATTTTTTACGACAAAGCCGGAAGAAATATTACGCCTAGTGAGTTGAAG GGAGATTATAAAGCTATAATTGGAAAGTTGTGTTTGGACGCTCTTGATAAAGAGCTAGATTTATTGGAGCCGGAGATACTAGTACCAATAGGAGCGTATATAAAAGGAATAATCAAACGTTCTAGACATGTGAATTCCTTTAAAGTTTGCACACTTCATCATCCAAGTCCTCGTGCATTGAATAATCAGAATTGGCCTGAAAGGGCCGAAGAACTTTTACACAAATATGATCTTGTTAAGTATATAAGCAATGAAGTATGA
- the LOC126751597 gene encoding uncharacterized protein LOC126751597 — protein sequence MKSQRFMSNYKCECYGHTFCNCPDKTMQSSIFMENVYDVAETLAQIMVICGIHQAKAKAAIDVIIYSFIHYDEIRHRIDTVPRKRLCKEDLIHDLGRKCLMSRMEAQLTYSIIKRAFKAFYHGTSEGGIRNPMLEAQMVHSQECLWVHAAKRTAQIYASYEGMFFTAQKNYESLIKCVYKKLYDRMQSRSSPLVLSDCSCTGCVQRTVVELPKPSKSMYSMHGPINEEDSTNLRVLPVVSGSDLDQTCDVKGYVSAKGLRTDDGTASSTSVNLPRCYKCNCPRLICDCDVELETGVVNVECGQGPYKCQWVRMDENDEVLKKPCLELPEEHECPIDCDGESAICDPECECDCESCECQPEESSDYDEPETVDEKAEEEEQFSIEPTSSIQCNTSGHGLPGEYDDCRVPIAHVVEEEAEQPTTIATVVEHKNEGSLTSTEVAEDVENETVEINKLLGTMI from the exons atGAAGTCCCAAAGATTTATGTCAAATTACAAGTGCGAATGTTATGGCCATACATTTTGCAATTGTCCCGACAAGACGATGCAGAGCTCCATATTCATGGAGAATGTTTACGATGTCGCCGAGACCTTAGCACAGATAATGGTCATTTGTGGCATACATCAAGCAAAGGCTAAAGCCGCCATTGATGTGATCATTTACTCTTTCATACATTACGATGAAATACGGCATCGCATCGATACAGTGCCACGTAAGCGGCTCTGTAAAGAGGATCTCATACATGATCTCGGACGCAAGTGCTTGATGAGTCGCATGGAGGCGCAGCTCACTTACTCTATCATCAAGCGTGCTTTCAAA GCTTTCTATCATGGCACCAGTGAGGGTGGCATACGCAATCCGATGTTGGAGGCGCAAATGGTGCACTCACAGGAGTGTTTATGGGTGCACGCTGCCAAGCGCACCGCGCAAATCTATGCCAGTTACGAAGGCATGTTCTTTACAGCACAAAAGAATTATGAATCTTTAATTAAATGCGTCTACAAGAAGCTCTACGATCGCATGCAAAGTCGCTCCAGTCCGCTTGTATTGAGCGATTGCTCGTGTACGGGCTGTGTACAGCGTACCGTAGTTGAATTACCGAAGCCATCGAAAAGTATGTATAGCATGCATGGTCCCATCAATGAAGAAGACTCCACGAACTTGCGAGTTTTACCCGTTGTAAGCGGCAGTGACCTAGATCAGACTTGTGATGTGAAGGGGTATGTCTCCGCTAAAGGCTTACGAACGGATGATGGCACCGCTTCGAGTACGTCTGTAAATTTACCACGTTGTTATAAATGCAATTGTCCACGTTTGATATGCGATTGTGATGTGGAGCTGGAGACCGGTGTTGTAAATGTTGAATGTGGACAGGGACCGTACAAATGTCAATGGGTACGCATGGATGAGAATGATGAAGTACTAAAGAAGCCGTGCTTAGAATTGCCCGAAGAGCATGAGTGTCCCATCGATTGTGATGGTGAGAGTGCTATATGCGATCCCGAATGTGAATGCGATTGTGAGAGTTGTGAATGTCAACCAGAGGAATCGTCTGACTATGATGAACCGGAAACTGTCGACGAGAAGGCTGAGGAGGAGGAACAGTTTTCCATAGAACCGACGTCTTCAATTCAATGCAACACATCAGGTCATGGTTTACCTGGAGAGTATGATGATTGCCGCGTACCCATAGCTCATGTGGTCGAAGAGGAGGCTGAACAGCCGACAACCATTGCAACGGTAGTGGAGCATAAAAATGAGGGAAGTCTTACCAGCACTGAAGTAGCTGAGGATGTGGAGAATGAAACAGTGGAGATCAATAAGCTATTGGGAacaatgatttaa
- the LOC126751611 gene encoding tRNA-specific adenosine deaminase 2, whose protein sequence is MEQFMSEAFIEAKSVLEAGEVPVGCIFLYHGDGKSDVIARAGNNVNATKNATRHAEFLCIDKTLEFCKRNSLSFDEVFAKISVVVTVEPCIMCSAALHDLGVKEILYGCANDRFGGKTLVDVPFVTNRTDGQTQVNGGVCADEAMTLLKDFYKGDNPSAPITKTKR, encoded by the coding sequence ATGGAGCAGTTTATGAGCGAAGCATTCATAGAAGCTAAAAGTGTGCTGGAGGCTGGAGAGGTACCTGTGGGCTGTATTTTCCTTTATCACGGCGACGGAAAGAGCGATGTGATAGCGCGCGCTGGAAACAATGTAAACGCAACCAAAAATGCTACACGCCATGCGGAGTTCCTTTGTATAGACAAAACTTTGGAGTTCTGCAAACGAAACAGTTTGTCTTTTGATGAAGTTTTTGCCAAAATCAGTGTTGTGGTCACTGTCGAGCCATGTATAATGTGTTCAGCCGCCTTGCATGATTTGGGAGTAAAAGAGATTTTATATGGTTGCGCAAATGATCGTTTTGGCGGCAAAACCCTAGTTGATGTGCCGTTTGTAACGAACAGAACAGACGGACAAACTCAAGTAAATGGTGGTGTTTGTGCTGACGAAGCAATGACACTGTTGAAAGATTTTTACAAAGGTGATAATCCCTCTGCGCCAATAACTAAAACGAAGAgatga